A genomic region of Pseudoxanthomonas suwonensis contains the following coding sequences:
- a CDS encoding ectonucleotide pyrophosphatase/phosphodiesterase, translating into MSGRLVRLACLVLLLSPAACAAPALRPDSASAATGPAPLLLVSIDGLRADALGRGDTPNLDRLAASGVRAQWMRPSYPVLTFPNHYTLATGLRPDRHGVIHNSMNDAVLGRFVVADKEAGRVPDWWQGVPLWTSAEHAGIATGVWAWPGAAAPRDGILPRYRREFDATVPLPARMEQVAGWLLAPDGPRPGLLAVYLENVDGAGHDHGPQAPETRAAIRAVDAALGDLLARFDRAGLDDRVNVVVVSDHGMADVPEGHYLAVEDMAAMAEAEVVGIGQVIGLVPRPGQESTVEARLLGRHAHYECWRKADIPARLHYGRHPRVPPIVCQMDEGWNALPRTTVQRRNADGSHDRGAHGYDPDSPAMRAVFIAHGPAFRTGTVLPPFDNVDVYPLLARLLGIEAQPNDGDPGTLLPALREP; encoded by the coding sequence ATGTCCGGTCGCCTGGTCCGTCTCGCCTGTCTCGTCCTGCTGCTGTCGCCTGCGGCCTGCGCGGCGCCCGCCCTCCGTCCCGACTCCGCATCCGCCGCCACTGGACCCGCGCCGCTGCTGCTGGTCTCGATCGACGGCCTGCGCGCCGACGCGCTGGGTCGCGGCGATACGCCGAACCTCGACCGCCTGGCCGCGTCCGGCGTGCGCGCGCAGTGGATGCGGCCTTCGTATCCGGTGCTGACCTTTCCCAACCACTACACACTGGCGACCGGGCTGCGCCCGGACCGGCACGGCGTCATCCACAACTCGATGAACGACGCCGTGCTCGGGCGCTTCGTCGTCGCCGACAAGGAAGCCGGCCGCGTCCCGGACTGGTGGCAGGGCGTGCCGCTGTGGACCAGCGCCGAGCATGCCGGCATTGCCACCGGCGTGTGGGCCTGGCCGGGCGCCGCGGCACCACGCGACGGCATATTGCCGCGCTACCGGCGCGAGTTCGACGCCACGGTCCCGCTGCCGGCACGCATGGAGCAGGTCGCCGGGTGGCTGCTGGCGCCCGACGGCCCGCGCCCGGGTTTGCTCGCCGTGTACCTGGAGAACGTCGACGGCGCCGGCCACGACCACGGACCGCAGGCGCCGGAAACCCGCGCCGCGATCCGTGCCGTGGATGCGGCACTCGGCGACCTGCTCGCCCGGTTCGACCGCGCCGGCCTGGACGACCGGGTCAACGTGGTGGTGGTCTCCGACCACGGCATGGCCGACGTGCCCGAAGGCCACTACCTCGCGGTCGAGGACATGGCCGCGATGGCGGAGGCCGAGGTGGTCGGCATCGGCCAGGTGATCGGCCTGGTCCCGCGGCCGGGGCAGGAATCGACGGTGGAGGCGCGCCTGCTCGGGCGCCATGCGCACTACGAGTGCTGGCGCAAGGCGGACATCCCCGCGCGCCTGCACTACGGCCGCCATCCGCGCGTCCCGCCGATCGTCTGCCAGATGGACGAGGGCTGGAACGCGCTGCCGCGCACCACCGTGCAGCGGCGCAATGCCGACGGCAGCCACGACCGCGGCGCGCACGGCTACGACCCCGATTCGCCGGCCATGCGCGCGGTGTTCATCGCCCACGGCCCGGCGTTCCGCACGGGCACAGTGCTGCCGCCGTTCGACAACGTCGACGTGTATCCGCTGCTGGCGCGGCTGCTGGGAATCGAAGCGCAGCCGAACGACGGCGATCCAGGCACCTTGCTGCCGGCGCTGCGGGAGCCCTGA
- a CDS encoding DNA-3-methyladenine glycosylase 2, which yields MSSTPAIAALPDPRVCERARLSRDARFDGLFFTAVRSTGIYCRPVCPAPAPRRENVGYYPSAAAAEAAGFRPCLRCRPELAPGEGAWRRGDETVARALKLIDQGFLAERPLAELAERVHLGERQLRRLFVERLGAAPIGVHGTRRLLFAKQLLTETPLPVTEVALAAGFSSLRRFNAAFLEAYRMAPRELRKRAPAETAIDPAQPLVLRLGYRPPYDFTAMLDFLRGRALPGVEAVDARSYARVIGTPQAPGWLRISAWPGGRDGRQHALKLELHGAAPAQLADIVQRVRRMFDLDADPTAIAAALSADPRLRPLLRRRPGLRLPSGWDGFEIAVRAVIGQQVSVAAARTLTTRLAQRHGHALAAPSLPELTHLFPTPAALADGDLDGLGLTAARAATVRGIARALLDGRVGFGAEQTLDEFAAAWNALPGVGPWTAQYLALRALGHPDAFPTEDLVLQKAVPADGSRLTARRLRERAEAWRPWRGYAVIHLWRDVMASPTPTEKKR from the coding sequence ATGTCCTCCACTCCCGCCATTGCCGCCCTGCCCGATCCGCGCGTCTGCGAGCGCGCGCGGCTGAGCCGCGACGCGCGCTTCGACGGCCTGTTCTTCACCGCCGTGCGCAGCACCGGCATCTACTGCCGGCCGGTGTGCCCGGCACCGGCACCCAGGCGCGAGAACGTCGGCTACTACCCCAGCGCCGCCGCGGCCGAAGCCGCCGGTTTCCGCCCCTGCCTGCGCTGCCGGCCGGAACTGGCCCCCGGTGAAGGCGCCTGGCGCCGCGGCGACGAAACCGTGGCCCGCGCGCTCAAGCTGATCGACCAGGGTTTCCTGGCCGAACGCCCGCTGGCCGAACTGGCCGAGCGCGTGCACCTGGGCGAACGGCAACTGCGGCGGCTGTTCGTCGAACGCCTCGGTGCGGCACCGATCGGCGTGCACGGCACCCGCCGCCTGCTGTTCGCCAAGCAGTTGCTGACCGAGACTCCCCTGCCGGTCACCGAGGTGGCGCTGGCCGCCGGTTTCTCCAGCCTGCGCCGCTTCAACGCCGCGTTCCTCGAGGCCTACCGCATGGCCCCGCGTGAACTGCGCAAGCGCGCGCCGGCCGAGACGGCGATCGACCCGGCCCAGCCGCTGGTGCTGCGGCTGGGCTACCGGCCCCCGTACGACTTCACCGCCATGCTCGACTTCCTGCGCGGCCGCGCCCTGCCCGGGGTCGAGGCGGTCGATGCGCGCAGCTACGCGCGCGTCATCGGCACGCCGCAGGCGCCGGGCTGGCTGCGGATCAGCGCCTGGCCGGGCGGACGCGACGGCCGCCAGCACGCGCTGAAGCTGGAACTGCACGGCGCCGCGCCGGCGCAGCTGGCCGACATCGTCCAACGCGTGCGCCGCATGTTCGACCTGGACGCCGATCCAACCGCGATCGCCGCGGCGCTGTCGGCCGATCCGCGCCTGCGCCCACTGCTGCGCCGGCGCCCGGGACTGCGCCTGCCCAGCGGCTGGGACGGTTTCGAGATCGCGGTGCGCGCAGTGATCGGCCAGCAGGTCAGCGTCGCCGCCGCGCGCACGCTGACCACGCGCCTGGCGCAGCGCCACGGCCATGCGCTGGCGGCTCCATCGCTCCCGGAACTGACCCACCTGTTTCCCACGCCCGCGGCGCTGGCCGACGGCGACCTGGACGGCCTGGGCCTGACCGCCGCGCGCGCGGCCACCGTGCGCGGCATCGCCCGCGCCCTGCTCGACGGCCGGGTCGGCTTCGGCGCCGAACAGACCCTGGACGAATTCGCCGCTGCCTGGAATGCGCTGCCGGGCGTCGGCCCGTGGACCGCGCAGTACCTGGCGCTGCGCGCGCTCGGCCATCCCGATGCGTTCCCGACCGAGGACCTGGTGCTGCAGAAGGCGGTGCCCGCCGACGGCAGCCGCCTCACCGCGCGCCGCCTGCGCGAGCGCGCCGAGGCCTGGCGGCCGTGGCGCGGCTACGCCGTGATCCATCTCTGGCGCGACGTGATGGCGTCGCCCACTCCCACGGAGAAGAAACGATGA
- a CDS encoding methylated-DNA--[protein]-cysteine S-methyltransferase yields the protein MSTIHYHRIDSPVGPLTIAASDAGLHAIEFPSNRHPVRRDRDWREGDHPLLRRAQAQLDEYFAGERRTFDLPLAPQGTPFQREVWFALAAIPYGETASYAQLAARVDRPSATRAVGAANGRNPLPIVLPCHRVIGADGSLTGFGGGLPTKRFLLELEGALPRETPAPDLFAT from the coding sequence ATGAGCACCATCCACTACCACCGCATCGACAGCCCGGTCGGCCCCCTGACCATCGCCGCCTCCGACGCCGGCCTGCATGCGATCGAGTTCCCCAGCAACCGCCACCCGGTGCGCCGCGACCGCGACTGGCGCGAGGGCGACCATCCGCTGCTGCGCCGGGCGCAGGCGCAGCTGGACGAATACTTCGCCGGCGAGCGCCGCACGTTCGACCTGCCGCTGGCACCGCAGGGCACGCCGTTCCAGCGCGAGGTCTGGTTCGCGCTGGCCGCCATTCCTTACGGCGAAACCGCCAGCTACGCGCAGCTGGCCGCGCGCGTGGACCGGCCGTCGGCGACGCGCGCGGTCGGCGCGGCCAACGGCCGCAACCCGCTGCCGATCGTGCTGCCCTGCCACCGCGTGATCGGCGCCGACGGCTCGCTCACAGGCTTCGGCGGCGGCCTGCCGACCAAGCGCTTCCTGCTGGAACTGGAAGGCGCGCTGCCGCGGGAAACGCCCGCACCGGACCTGTTCGCGACCTGA
- the trpA gene encoding tryptophan synthase subunit alpha: MSRFETKFAQLCASGRKALIPFVTAGDPSLEATVPVMHALVEAGADAIELGVAFSDPMADGPVIQRSSERALARGAGTDYVFDCVRRFRERDGDTPVVLMGYLNPVEIRGAARFAAEAVAAGVDGVLLVDLPPEEAADFQRPFNQAGLALVMLAAPTTSPERAAMLCANAQGYLYYVSYAGVTGADRLDTHEAGRRLQELRAASKVPVVAGFGIKDAASAAAMAADADGVVVGSALVSALADASGGDEAAARAKAFLAPLRQAIDNP, encoded by the coding sequence ATGAGCCGTTTCGAAACGAAATTCGCGCAACTGTGCGCCTCCGGCCGCAAGGCCCTGATCCCGTTCGTCACCGCCGGCGATCCGTCGCTGGAGGCCACGGTGCCGGTGATGCACGCGCTGGTCGAGGCGGGCGCCGACGCCATCGAGCTGGGCGTGGCCTTCTCCGATCCGATGGCCGACGGCCCGGTAATCCAGCGCAGTTCCGAGCGCGCGCTGGCGCGCGGCGCCGGGACCGACTACGTGTTCGACTGTGTGCGCCGCTTCCGCGAGCGCGACGGCGACACGCCGGTGGTGCTGATGGGCTATCTCAATCCGGTGGAGATCCGTGGCGCGGCGCGCTTCGCCGCCGAGGCGGTCGCCGCTGGTGTCGACGGCGTGCTGCTGGTCGACCTGCCGCCTGAGGAGGCGGCCGATTTCCAGCGCCCGTTCAACCAGGCCGGCCTCGCGCTGGTGATGCTGGCTGCGCCGACCACTTCGCCGGAACGCGCGGCGATGCTGTGCGCGAACGCACAAGGCTATCTCTACTACGTCAGCTATGCCGGCGTGACCGGCGCCGACCGCCTGGATACGCATGAGGCCGGTCGCCGCCTGCAGGAGCTGCGCGCCGCCTCGAAGGTGCCGGTGGTGGCCGGCTTCGGCATCAAGGACGCGGCCAGCGCCGCGGCGATGGCGGCCGACGCCGACGGCGTGGTGGTGGGCAGCGCGCTGGTGTCGGCGCTGGCCGACGCGTCCGGTGGGGACGAAGCGGCGGCGCGGGCGAAGGCGTTCCTGGCGCCGCTGCGGCAGGCGATCGACAACCCGTAG
- the trpB gene encoding tryptophan synthase subunit beta: protein MPTPTDFHAFPDATGHFGRHGGRFVAETLIGPLQELAAAYDAARVDPAFVAAFEQDLKHYVGRPSPIYHAQRLSRETGGAQILLKREDLNHTGAHKINNTIGQALLASRMGKKRIIAETGAGQHGVASATVATRLGLECVVYMGATDIERQKINVYRMKLLGATVVPVTSGSATLKDALNEAMRDWVTNVADTFYIIGTVAGPDPYPRMVRDFNAVVGREARAQMLADYGRLPDAITACVGGGSNAIGLFHAFLNDPGVRIVGAEAAGDGIDTGRHASSLSAGRIGVLHGNRTYVICDDDGQIIETHSISAGLDYPGVGPEHAFLKDSGRAEYVGVTDEEALAAFHTLTRTEGILPALESSHAVAQAIKLARELPKDALVLCNLSGRGDKDVHTIAAREGIML from the coding sequence ATGCCCACGCCTACGGACTTCCACGCCTTCCCCGACGCGACCGGCCACTTCGGCCGCCACGGCGGCCGCTTCGTCGCCGAGACCCTGATCGGCCCGTTGCAGGAACTGGCGGCGGCCTACGACGCCGCGCGGGTCGATCCGGCCTTCGTCGCCGCCTTCGAGCAGGACCTCAAGCACTACGTCGGCCGGCCCAGCCCGATCTACCACGCGCAGCGGCTGAGCCGGGAAACCGGCGGCGCGCAGATCCTGCTCAAGCGCGAGGACCTGAACCACACCGGCGCGCACAAGATCAACAACACCATCGGCCAGGCGCTGCTGGCCAGTCGCATGGGCAAGAAGCGGATCATCGCCGAGACCGGCGCCGGCCAGCACGGCGTGGCCAGCGCCACCGTGGCCACGCGCCTGGGCCTGGAGTGCGTGGTCTACATGGGTGCCACCGACATCGAGCGGCAGAAGATCAACGTCTACCGGATGAAGCTGCTCGGCGCCACGGTGGTGCCGGTCACGTCCGGCTCGGCCACGCTCAAGGACGCGCTCAACGAGGCCATGCGCGACTGGGTGACGAACGTGGCCGACACCTTCTACATCATCGGCACGGTGGCCGGCCCGGATCCGTACCCGCGCATGGTCCGCGACTTCAACGCCGTGGTCGGGCGCGAGGCGCGCGCGCAGATGCTGGCCGACTACGGCCGCCTGCCGGACGCGATCACCGCCTGCGTGGGCGGCGGCAGCAACGCGATCGGCCTGTTCCATGCGTTCCTCAACGATCCGGGCGTGCGCATCGTCGGCGCCGAGGCCGCCGGCGACGGCATCGACACCGGCCGCCATGCGTCCTCGCTGTCGGCCGGCCGCATCGGCGTGCTGCACGGCAACCGCACCTACGTGATCTGCGACGACGACGGGCAGATCATCGAGACCCACTCGATCTCCGCCGGCCTGGATTACCCGGGCGTCGGTCCCGAGCACGCCTTCCTCAAGGACAGCGGTCGCGCCGAATACGTCGGTGTCACCGACGAGGAGGCGCTGGCCGCGTTCCACACGCTCACCCGCACCGAGGGCATCCTGCCGGCGCTCGAGTCCAGCCATGCCGTCGCCCAGGCGATCAAGCTGGCGCGCGAGCTGCCGAAGGACGCGCTGGTGCTGTGCAACCTGTCCGGCCGCGGCGACAAGGACGTGCACACCATCGCCGCGCGCGAAGGCATCATGCTTTGA
- a CDS encoding LysR family transcriptional regulator has protein sequence MPRPLPPLNALRAFEAAARLGSVSRAAGELHVTHGAVSRHIRTLEEALGAPLFEREGRGLALTAAGLRLRDAAGDAFDVLRGAWSGLRRDGQASALVLGCPGSVLARWAIPRLERLSAELPDLKLHLSAQESGFDAALTGLDAALLLGQAPWPAEWRVHALGPERIGPVLSPRHARYPTLSNAPAAALLDEPLLHTTSRPQAWPRWLASQGLDATRLRPGTGFDHLTYLLEAAAAGLGVAIAPQELVQADLDSGRLVAPWGFTETGGSWALCTSRGQDDARIAALASWLRRELAG, from the coding sequence ATGCCGCGCCCCCTGCCGCCCCTCAATGCCCTGCGTGCCTTCGAGGCCGCGGCCCGGCTGGGCAGCGTCAGCCGCGCCGCCGGGGAACTGCACGTCACCCACGGTGCGGTCAGCCGGCACATCCGCACCCTGGAGGAGGCGCTGGGCGCGCCACTGTTCGAACGCGAGGGGCGCGGCCTGGCCCTGACTGCCGCCGGCCTGCGCCTGCGCGATGCGGCCGGCGATGCCTTCGACGTGCTGCGCGGCGCCTGGTCGGGCCTGCGGCGCGACGGCCAGGCGTCGGCCCTGGTGCTGGGCTGTCCCGGCAGCGTGCTGGCGCGCTGGGCGATCCCGCGCCTCGAGCGCCTGTCGGCCGAGCTTCCCGACCTGAAACTGCACCTGTCCGCGCAGGAGTCCGGATTCGATGCCGCGCTGACCGGCCTGGACGCGGCCCTGCTGCTGGGCCAGGCGCCGTGGCCGGCCGAGTGGCGGGTGCATGCGCTGGGCCCGGAACGCATCGGGCCGGTGCTCAGCCCGCGCCATGCGCGCTATCCAACGCTATCCAACGCACCGGCCGCCGCGTTGCTGGACGAGCCGCTGCTGCACACCACCTCGCGTCCGCAGGCCTGGCCGCGCTGGTTAGCCAGCCAGGGGCTGGACGCCACGCGGCTGCGCCCGGGCACGGGTTTCGACCACCTCACCTACCTGCTGGAAGCCGCCGCCGCCGGCCTGGGCGTGGCGATCGCGCCGCAGGAGCTGGTTCAGGCCGACCTGGACAGCGGCCGCCTCGTCGCGCCCTGGGGCTTCACGGAAACCGGCGGCAGCTGGGCGCTGTGCACGTCGCGCGGCCAGGACGACGCGCGCATCGCCGCGCTGGCCAGCTGGTTGCGCCGCGAACTGGCCGGCTGA
- a CDS encoding peptidase domain-containing ABC transporter, with translation MPEIRTRAIVSTEAAECGLASLSMVADAHGMRLGLVELRRRFPMSLKGARLSNLVHIAQQLGFSTRPLRLDLEDLGRLKLPCILHWDLNHFVVLARVGKSRVTILDPAVGERKLSLAEVSGHFSGVALELTPTAEFRPRQAAPAVSARQLTGPIGGLWSALAQILLLSVALQVFVVLAPFLMQWVVDQVLVSADKDLLTVLGLGFGLVLLLQIGIGLLRGWSVVFLSSRLGLQWMGGVFAHLLRLPLDFFGKRHLGDITSRMASVQAIQRTLTTSFVEAIIDGLMALVTLGLMLVYSWKLALVTLLAVALYLGIRALAYRPVRDRTEQHMVAGAKQQTHLLESLRGMQSLKVAGEEPQRRATYENLMVDTVNHEVRLARMGLGFNSASQLVFGIERIAVIWIGALLALQNVFSVGMLIAYLAYKDQFAGRMAALIDKWVEFRMLRLHGERLADIVLTPPEDAAGQPELPPPPDTRIEVEGLWFRYGEGEPWVLQDCSFVIEPGESVAVVGASGCGKTTLVKLLLGLLQPSQGRICIGGYDLRKVGPRNVRAIVGAVMQDDQLFAGSIADNIGFFDGHFDPARIEAAARLAAVHDEIAAMPMGYHSLIGDMGSSLSGGQKQRVVLARALYREPKLLFLDEATSHLDVGNERLVNEAVQRLALTKVIVAHRPETIASADRVLVLEQGRIVQDLRPCPATPETQAMQEFAVN, from the coding sequence ATGCCGGAAATCAGGACCAGGGCGATAGTTTCGACGGAAGCCGCCGAATGCGGCCTGGCCTCCTTGTCGATGGTGGCCGACGCGCACGGAATGCGGCTGGGCCTGGTCGAACTGCGCCGGCGCTTCCCGATGTCGCTCAAGGGCGCCAGGCTCTCGAACCTCGTCCATATCGCCCAGCAGCTCGGCTTCTCCACCCGCCCGCTGCGGCTGGACCTGGAAGACCTGGGCAGGCTGAAGTTGCCCTGCATCCTGCACTGGGACCTGAACCACTTCGTGGTGCTGGCCAGGGTCGGCAAGTCCAGGGTCACGATCCTCGATCCTGCGGTCGGCGAGCGGAAGCTGTCCCTGGCCGAGGTTTCCGGGCACTTCAGCGGGGTGGCGCTGGAACTGACGCCCACCGCCGAGTTCAGGCCGCGGCAGGCGGCGCCCGCAGTGTCGGCCCGGCAATTGACCGGCCCCATCGGCGGACTGTGGAGTGCGCTGGCGCAAATCCTGCTGTTGTCGGTGGCCTTGCAGGTCTTCGTGGTGCTGGCCCCGTTCCTCATGCAGTGGGTGGTGGACCAGGTGCTGGTCTCCGCCGACAAGGACCTGCTGACGGTACTGGGCCTGGGCTTCGGCCTGGTGCTGCTGCTGCAGATCGGCATCGGCCTGCTGCGCGGCTGGTCGGTGGTTTTCCTGTCCTCGCGGCTGGGCCTGCAGTGGATGGGAGGCGTGTTCGCGCACCTGCTGCGGCTGCCGCTGGACTTCTTCGGGAAGCGCCACCTGGGCGACATCACCTCGCGCATGGCCTCGGTGCAGGCGATCCAGCGCACGCTGACCACCAGCTTCGTCGAGGCGATCATCGATGGCCTGATGGCGCTGGTCACGCTGGGCCTGATGCTGGTCTACAGCTGGAAGCTGGCGCTGGTGACGCTGCTGGCGGTGGCGCTGTACCTGGGCATCCGCGCGTTGGCCTACCGGCCGGTGCGCGACCGCACCGAGCAGCACATGGTGGCGGGGGCCAAGCAGCAGACCCACCTGCTGGAGTCGTTGCGCGGCATGCAGAGCCTGAAGGTGGCCGGCGAGGAGCCGCAGCGGCGCGCCACCTACGAGAACCTGATGGTGGATACGGTCAACCACGAGGTGCGGCTGGCGCGCATGGGCCTGGGTTTCAACAGCGCCAGCCAGCTGGTGTTCGGCATCGAGCGGATCGCGGTGATCTGGATCGGTGCGCTGCTGGCACTGCAGAATGTGTTCTCGGTGGGCATGCTGATCGCCTACCTGGCCTACAAGGACCAGTTCGCCGGGCGCATGGCGGCGCTGATCGACAAGTGGGTCGAGTTCCGCATGCTGCGCCTGCACGGCGAGCGCCTGGCCGACATCGTGCTGACGCCGCCGGAAGACGCCGCCGGCCAGCCAGAGCTGCCGCCGCCGCCGGACACGCGGATCGAGGTCGAGGGCCTGTGGTTCCGCTACGGCGAGGGTGAGCCCTGGGTGCTGCAGGACTGCAGCTTCGTGATCGAACCGGGCGAATCGGTGGCGGTCGTCGGCGCTTCCGGTTGCGGCAAGACCACCCTGGTCAAGCTGCTGCTCGGCCTGCTGCAGCCGTCGCAGGGACGCATCTGCATCGGCGGCTACGACCTGCGCAAGGTCGGGCCGCGCAACGTGCGCGCGATCGTCGGCGCGGTGATGCAGGACGACCAGCTGTTCGCCGGCAGCATCGCCGACAACATCGGCTTCTTCGACGGCCACTTCGACCCGGCGCGGATCGAGGCCGCCGCGCGCCTGGCCGCGGTCCACGACGAGATCGCGGCCATGCCGATGGGCTACCACAGCCTGATCGGCGACATGGGCAGCAGCCTGTCGGGCGGACAGAAGCAGCGGGTGGTCCTGGCGCGGGCGCTGTACCGTGAGCCGAAGCTGCTGTTCCTGGACGAGGCCACCAGCCACCTGGACGTGGGCAACGAGCGCCTGGTCAACGAGGCGGTCCAGCGCCTGGCGCTGACCAAGGTGATCGTGGCGCACCGGCCGGAGACCATCGCCAGCGCCGACCGGGTACTGGTGCTGGAACAGGGCAGGATCGTGCAGGACCTGCGACCGTGCCCGGCGACTCCGGAGACGCAGGCGATGCAGGAGTTTGCCGTGAACTGA
- a CDS encoding murein hydrolase activator EnvC family protein, which produces MKTNVVVSSIAAFIILAFFSFAAAFLFGVRKGASAPADRAREECSGALSGRPLVDQRYVELRESRTASADGEVVSWNIVIRKFDGFDIWVLLDGIDPGLDGGGNRIYVEVGDEERTFRTQPSRSGKISFYREFAYGSVTDAWPERGAERMLVDYPVRGRSRIVQADGKHSLFGRDTHSGKMMHAVDVSAGIGAVVVAVRDGLVVHAVDGYPDAGCYLPELKARSNTVVVLHDDGTEAVYGHLMQGSIGVDAGSRVRAGESIARVGNSGMSSQPHLHLQVGGLTEHGYRTIPLGFQGCGSGSFLPRLGEVSCE; this is translated from the coding sequence ATGAAGACGAATGTCGTCGTATCCTCGATCGCAGCGTTCATCATCCTTGCGTTCTTTTCATTCGCGGCCGCATTCCTGTTCGGCGTCAGGAAGGGCGCATCGGCGCCGGCGGATCGCGCGCGGGAGGAATGTTCGGGCGCCCTCTCCGGGAGGCCGCTTGTCGACCAGCGGTACGTCGAGTTGCGTGAAAGCAGGACCGCATCCGCGGATGGCGAGGTGGTTTCCTGGAACATCGTCATCAGGAAGTTCGACGGATTCGACATTTGGGTGCTCCTGGACGGAATCGACCCTGGCCTGGATGGGGGCGGCAACAGGATCTATGTCGAAGTCGGCGACGAAGAACGGACATTCAGGACGCAACCCTCGCGCAGCGGAAAAATAAGCTTCTACCGTGAATTCGCGTATGGCTCGGTTACCGATGCGTGGCCCGAGCGCGGCGCCGAGCGAATGCTGGTCGACTATCCCGTGCGAGGCCGCAGCAGGATCGTCCAGGCGGACGGAAAGCATTCGCTGTTCGGCAGGGATACCCATTCCGGAAAGATGATGCATGCGGTGGACGTTTCCGCGGGCATCGGTGCTGTCGTCGTCGCGGTGAGGGACGGCCTGGTGGTGCATGCTGTCGACGGCTACCCCGACGCCGGGTGCTACCTGCCTGAGCTGAAGGCAAGGTCCAATACCGTCGTTGTCCTTCATGACGACGGGACCGAGGCGGTGTATGGCCATCTCATGCAGGGCTCGATAGGGGTCGACGCAGGGAGCCGCGTGCGGGCGGGGGAATCGATCGCCAGGGTCGGAAATTCCGGGATGTCTTCGCAGCCGCATCTCCACCTCCAGGTCGGCGGCCTGACCGAGCACGGGTATCGGACCATTCCACTGGGTTTCCAGGGCTGTGGAAGCGGAAGCTTCCTGCCCAGGCTGGGCGAGGTGTCCTGTGAGTAA
- a CDS encoding HlyD family secretion protein, translating to MTQELFRREALEARRTQGLGGISLAQPLRLWLLVVAAALAATAIVLFLVLGSYTRRSSVTGQLVPSAGLVTVLSPATGVVGRLEIAEGDRVEDGRPLAVVTVPRTTRGSGDAQTALEQRLQERQDGLASVQQAQQQQLEAQADGLRAQLASARRELAHAEAEVSTRQEQIRIARETLQRLRQLEDGQYVSVLQIKQQESLVLEYTSQRQALQRQAIGARRTIVQLEQALRELPGQRQTAEAGYRGELARLEQERVQTEASGALVVTAPVDGVVATRMVKAGQAVQAGQPLMSLLPGRGELEAELLVPSRAIGFIAPGDSVLLRYQAFPYQKFGHHAGSVASISRSALGAGESGGQQGESFYRVTVALERQAVTAYGRPEPLKPGMRLEADILGEKRRLIEWIFEPLYSLTGKVGGA from the coding sequence ATGACACAGGAACTCTTTCGCAGGGAAGCGCTGGAAGCCAGGCGGACGCAGGGGCTTGGCGGCATCTCGCTGGCCCAGCCGCTGCGCCTTTGGCTGCTGGTCGTGGCAGCGGCGCTGGCGGCCACCGCCATCGTCCTGTTCCTGGTACTGGGCAGCTATACCCGCCGTTCCAGCGTGACCGGGCAGCTGGTGCCTTCCGCCGGCCTGGTCACGGTGCTGTCGCCGGCCACCGGGGTGGTGGGGCGATTGGAGATCGCCGAAGGCGACCGGGTGGAGGATGGCCGGCCACTGGCGGTGGTGACCGTGCCGCGCACCACGCGGGGCAGCGGCGATGCGCAGACGGCGCTGGAGCAGCGTCTGCAGGAACGGCAGGACGGACTGGCTTCCGTGCAGCAGGCGCAGCAACAGCAGTTGGAGGCGCAGGCCGACGGCCTGCGCGCGCAACTGGCCAGCGCCCGCCGCGAACTGGCGCATGCCGAGGCCGAGGTGTCCACCCGCCAGGAGCAGATCCGCATTGCCCGCGAGACGCTGCAGCGGCTGCGGCAGCTGGAGGATGGGCAGTACGTCAGCGTGCTGCAGATCAAGCAGCAGGAGTCGCTGGTGCTGGAATACACCAGCCAGAGGCAGGCATTGCAGCGCCAGGCCATCGGCGCGCGGCGGACCATCGTCCAACTGGAACAGGCATTGCGGGAGTTGCCGGGGCAGCGCCAGACCGCCGAGGCCGGCTACCGCGGCGAACTGGCGCGCCTGGAGCAGGAGCGGGTGCAGACCGAGGCCAGTGGCGCGCTGGTGGTGACCGCACCGGTGGACGGGGTGGTGGCAACCCGGATGGTCAAGGCAGGACAGGCCGTGCAGGCCGGCCAGCCGCTGATGAGCCTGCTGCCGGGCCGCGGCGAACTGGAGGCCGAACTGCTGGTGCCCAGCCGCGCCATCGGCTTCATCGCGCCCGGCGACAGCGTGTTGCTGCGCTACCAGGCTTTCCCGTACCAGAAGTTCGGCCACCACGCAGGCAGCGTGGCCAGCATCAGCCGCAGCGCGCTGGGCGCCGGTGAGTCGGGCGGCCAACAGGGTGAGTCGTTCTACCGGGTGACCGTGGCGCTGGAGCGGCAGGCGGTGACCGCCTACGGACGACCGGAGCCGCTGAAGCCGGGGATGCGGCTGGAGGCGGACATCCTGGGCGAGAAGCGCCGGCTGATCGAATGGATTTTCGAACCCTTGTATTCGCTCACGGGGAAGGTGGGTGGCGCTTGA